A single Vulpes lagopus strain Blue_001 chromosome 3, ASM1834538v1, whole genome shotgun sequence DNA region contains:
- the LOC121487018 gene encoding aspartate aminotransferase, cytoplasmic-like encodes MCTQSEQWKQIASVMKHRFLFPFFDSAYQGFASGDLEKDAWAVRYFVSEGFELFCSQSFSKNFGLYNERVGNLTVVAKDPDSILRVLSQMEISHTRITWSNPPAQGAQIVASTLSNPELFKEWTGNVKTMADRILTVRSKLRECLEALKTPGNWNHITEQIGMFSFTGLNPKQVEYLVNEKHIYLLPSGRINMCGLITKNLEYVATSIHEAVTKIQ; translated from the coding sequence atgtgtACCCAGTCGGAGCAGTGGAAGCAGATCGCCTCTGTCATGAAGCACCGGTTTCTGTTCCCCTTCTTTGACTCAGCCTATCAGGGCTTTGCATCTGGAGACCTAGAGAAGGACGCCTGGGCTGTTCGCTATTTTGTGTCTGAAGGATTTGAGCTCTTCTGTTCTCAGTCCTTCTCCAAGAACTTTGGACTCTACAATGAGCGTGTGGGCAATCTGACTGTGGTTGCCAAAGATCCTGATAGCATCCTGCGGGTCCTTTCCCAGATGGAGATTTCCCACACTCGAATTACTTGGTCCAACCCCCCTGCTCAGGGAGCGCAGATTGTGGCCTCTACCCTCTCTAACCCTGAGCTCTTTAAGGAATGGACAGGTAACGTGAAGACAATGGCTGACCGGATTCTGACCGTGAGATCTAAACTTAGGGAATGCTTAGAAGCCCTCAAGACTCCTGGAAACTGGAACCACATCACGGAGCAAATTGGAATGTTCAGCTTCACCGGGTTGAACCCCAAGCAGGTTGAATATCTGGTCAACGAAAAGCACATCTATCTGCTGCCAAGTGGTCGGATCAACATGTGTGGCTTGATCACTAAAAATCTAGAGTACGTGGCCACCTCCATCCATGAGGCTGTCACCAAGATCCAGTGA